The Anas platyrhynchos isolate ZD024472 breed Pekin duck chromosome Z, IASCAAS_PekinDuck_T2T, whole genome shotgun sequence genome includes a window with the following:
- the SLC30A5 gene encoding proton-coupled zinc antiporter SLC30A5, which yields MEEKYSGQALAAGGVLGPVDVPSARLTRYVVLLCFTKFLKAVGLFESYDLLKVVHLVQFIFVVKLGSAFFMVLFQKPFSSGKVVTKRQWIKIFKHAIVGCIISLLWFFGLTLCGPLRTLLLFEHSDVVVLSLLSVLFTSSGGGPAKTRGAAFFIIAVICLLLFDNDDLMAKIAEHPEGHHDSALTHVLYTVIAFLGVADHKGGVLLLVLALCCKVGFHMASRKLSVDVGGAKRLQALSHLVSVLLLCPWVIVLSLTTESKVESWSSLIMPFITVIFFVVILDFYVESICSVKMEASKCARYGSFLIFTSALLFGNFWTHPITDQLRAMNKPPHHESTEHVLSGGVVVSAVFFILSANILSSPSRKGQKGTLIGYSPEGTPLYNFMGDAIQQSSQSLPRFIKESLKQILEEYDSRQIFYFLCLNLAFTFVELFYGVWTNSLGLISDGFHMLFDCSALVMGLFAALMTRWKATRIFSYGYGRVEILSGFINGLFLMVIAFFVFMESVARLVDPPDIDTNMLTPVSVGGLIVNLVGICAFSHAHSHGASRGGCHSHDHSHSHHGHGHGHSHGHGHSHSDHSHSHGHSHGSSGGGMNTNMRGVFLHVLADTLGSVGVIVSTIFIQQFGWLIADPLCSLFIATLIFLSVIPLLKDACQVLLLRIPPEQEKDLHAALEKIQKIDGVISYRDPHFWCHSASVVAGTIHVQVVSDVMEQRIVQQVTAILKDAGVNNLTVQVEKEAYFQHMSGLSTGFQDVLAMTQQLESMKYYKDGTYIM from the exons ATGGAGGAGAAGTACAGCGGGCAGGCCTTGGCCGCCGGCGGTGTCCTGGGGCCCGTGGATGTGCCCAGCGCGCG GCTGACCCGGTATgttgtgctgctgtgcttcaCGAAGTTCCTGAAAGCTGTGGGGCTCTTCGAGTCCTACGACCTGCTGAAGGTGGTCCACCTCGTGCAGTTCATCTTCGTGGTGAAGCTGGG GTCTGCGttttttatggttttatttcaaaaaccattttcttctggaaaggtTGTAACCAAGCGTCAG TGGATCAAAATTTTTAAGCATGCCATTGTGGGATGCATCATTTCACTCTTGTGGTTTTTTGGCCTTACTCTTTGTGGACCACTCAG gacATTGCTGCTATTTGAACATAGTGATGTGGTTGTGCTATCACTCCTTAGTGTCTTGTTCACAAGCTCAGGTGGAGGACCAGCAAAG acaAGAGGTGCTGCATTTTTCATCATTGCTGTCATCTGCTTACTACTTTTTGATAATGATGACCTCATGGCTAAAATAGCAGAGCATC CTGAGGGGCATCatgacagtgctcttacccacGTTCTGTATACAGTCATTGCTTTCCTGGGTGTTGCAGATCACAAG GGAGGAGTACTGCTCCTGGTACTGGCATTGTGTTGTAAGGTTGGTTTTCACATGGCTTCCCGAAAGCTTTCCGTAGATGTAGGTGGAGCCAAACGCCTTCAAGCTTTGTCTCATCTTGTTTCTGTCCTTCTATTGTGCCCATGGGTCATCGTCCTCTCTCTGACAACAGAG AGTAAAGTAGAGTCTTGGTCTTCTCTCATCATGCCTTTCATAACAGTCATCTTTTTTGTTGTGATCTTGGATTTCTACGTGGAGTCCATATGCTCCGTCAAGATGGAAGCTTCCAAGTGTGCTCGATACGGatcctttcttattttcactAGTGCGCTGCTTTTTGGCAACTTCTGGACACATCCAATAACAGACCAACTTCGAGCTATGAACAAACCACCACACCATGAAAGCACAGAGCACGTTCTTTCTGGAGGAGTGGTAGTGAGTGCTGtcttctttattttat CTGCCAATATCCTGTCATCCCCCTCCAGGAAAGGGCAGAAGGGCACACTTATTGGCTATTCCCCTGAAGGCACTCCTCTGTACAACTTCATGGGTGATGCAATACAGCAAAGTTCTCAGTCATTACCCCGGTTTATTAAAGAGTCACTGAAACAGATCTTAGAAGAGTATGATTCTAGGCAAATCTTCTATTTTCTGTGTCTAAATCTG gcTTTCACTTTTGTGGAGCTTTTTTATGGAGTATGGACCAATAGCCTTGGTCTTATATCTGATGGATTTCACATGCTTTTTGATTGCTCTGCACTAGTGATGGGGCTTTTTGCAGCACTGATGACGAGGTGGAAAGCAACCCGTATATTTTCCTACGG ATATGGACGTGTAGAAATTCTCTCTGGTTTTATTAATGGCCTCTTCCTGATGGTAATTGCTTTCTTTGTCTTCATGGAATCGGTGGCCAGACTGGTAGATCCGCCAGACATAGACACAAATATGCTAACT CCAGTCTCTGTCGGAGGGCTGATCGTAAACCTTGTTGGTATCTGTGCCTTTAGCCACGCGCACTCCCACGGGGCTTCTCGCGGAGGCTGTCATTCACACGACCACAGCCATTCTCACCACGGGCATGGCCATGGCCACAGCCACGGGCACGGCCATTCCCACAGCgaccacagccacagccatgGACATTCCCACGGGTCTTCTGGAGGAGGCATGAACACCAACATGAGAG gtgtGTTTCTGCATGTGTTAGCAGACACTCTTGGCAGTGTTGGTGTTATCGTATCCACAATATTTATTCAACAATTTGGATGGCTGATAGCTGATCCTCTCTGCTCTCTTTTTATTGCTACATTGATTTTTCTCAGTGTTATCCCACTGTTGAAAGATGCCTGTCAAGTGCTTTTGTTGAGGATACCTCCGGAACAGGAGAAAGATCTGCATGCTGCTTTAGAAAAG attcaAAAAATAGATGGGGTCATATCCTACAGAGATCCTCATTTTTGGTGTCACTCTGCAAGTGTTGTGGCAGGTACAATACATGTGCAAGTGGTCTCAGATGTGATGGAACAACGAATTGTACAGCAG GTTACAGCAATTCTGAAAGATGCTGGGGTAAACAATCTAACTGTCCAAGTAGAGAAGGAAGCTTATTTTCAGCATATGTCTGGCCTCAGTACAGGATTTCAAGACGTCCTTGCAATGACTCAACAATTGGAATCTATGAAATACTACAAAGATGGTACTTACATCATGTGA